From Pseudarthrobacter equi, a single genomic window includes:
- a CDS encoding SDR family oxidoreductase: MQDASPFAPATAIVTGSDSGIGKATAVALARAGRDVGVTWHSDKAGAQGTADEVRALGRKAVVRQLDTTDFKGAAAAINELADGLGGVDVFVNNAGAGDGTRFLDLDVDTWMRTLDTNLNGAFVCLQAAARRMVSAGRGGRLIAVTSVHEFQPRVGASAYDASKHGLGGLMKTLALELAEHGITANPVAPGEIATPMTGQENEDPASKDRPGVPLGRPGDAREVAAVIAFLASPAASYVNGASWAVDGGMLQMGPQAGSHLTGHDWRQG; the protein is encoded by the coding sequence ATGCAGGACGCCAGCCCGTTCGCACCCGCCACCGCCATCGTCACCGGATCAGATTCCGGAATTGGCAAGGCCACTGCGGTGGCCCTGGCCCGGGCAGGGCGGGACGTCGGCGTCACCTGGCACTCGGACAAGGCCGGAGCCCAGGGCACGGCCGACGAGGTCCGTGCCCTGGGCCGGAAGGCCGTGGTCCGGCAGCTCGACACCACGGACTTCAAGGGCGCCGCGGCGGCCATCAATGAGCTGGCTGACGGGCTTGGCGGCGTAGACGTCTTTGTGAACAACGCCGGCGCCGGTGACGGCACCAGGTTCCTTGACCTGGACGTTGACACCTGGATGCGGACGCTGGACACCAACCTCAACGGCGCATTCGTGTGCCTGCAGGCGGCCGCCCGGCGCATGGTCAGCGCCGGCAGGGGTGGCCGCCTCATCGCCGTCACCAGCGTGCACGAATTCCAGCCGCGCGTCGGCGCGTCCGCGTACGACGCCTCGAAGCACGGGCTGGGCGGCCTGATGAAGACCCTGGCGCTCGAGCTCGCCGAGCACGGCATCACTGCCAACCCCGTGGCTCCCGGCGAGATTGCCACCCCCATGACAGGCCAGGAAAACGAGGATCCGGCGTCGAAGGACCGGCCGGGGGTTCCCTTGGGCCGGCCGGGAGATGCCCGCGAGGTTGCCGCGGTCATCGCCTTCCTCGCCTCGCCTGCTGCCAGCTATGTGAACGGTGCCTCCTGGGCAGTGGACGGCGGCATGCTGCAAATGGGGCCGCAGGCGGGTTCGCATCTGACCGGCCACGACTGGCGGCAGGGCTAA
- a CDS encoding LuxR family transcriptional regulator: protein MRTALKSVLLALLLLAAPALSVGAASGAPAPAAATAAVGFSAGAAVPAGNTPTPSPGDTSSTGPANPGTGESTQSESTRVNYAPWVIGGIVVVVLIAVLIWSRRRNKPFVG from the coding sequence ATGAGGACCGCACTGAAATCAGTCCTGCTCGCCCTGCTTCTCCTGGCCGCCCCCGCACTCTCAGTCGGCGCGGCCTCGGGCGCCCCGGCGCCAGCCGCCGCTACTGCGGCGGTTGGCTTCAGCGCCGGAGCCGCGGTGCCGGCGGGAAACACTCCCACCCCGTCGCCCGGTGACACGTCGTCCACCGGCCCGGCCAACCCCGGAACCGGCGAATCGACGCAGAGCGAATCCACGCGCGTGAACTATGCGCCCTGGGTTATCGGCGGGATCGTGGTGGTGGTTCTGATCGCAGTGCTGATCTGGAGCCGGCGCCGCAACAAGCCCTTCGTCGGCTGA
- a CDS encoding DUF6766 family protein, producing MRKWAKEHGLLLANLALFLVFFGGMILSGAASYSDDQQAHGEPAVTVLQFLGSGEFVEATFENWESEFLQMAMYVVLTVFLFQKGSSESKPVDKKAPQDEDPRQAAISKATPWPVKRGGIALGFYKHSLSILLFVLFLASFTMHGVGGAAAYSEDQQSHGQPAVTFLQYLGTSRFWFESFQNWQSEFLAVAVLVGASVYLREKGSPESKPVAEPHYETGA from the coding sequence ATGCGCAAATGGGCTAAAGAGCACGGGCTGCTCCTGGCAAACCTGGCCCTCTTCCTGGTGTTCTTCGGAGGCATGATCCTTTCAGGGGCTGCCTCCTACAGTGACGACCAGCAGGCCCACGGGGAACCGGCAGTCACCGTGCTCCAATTCCTGGGCAGCGGGGAATTCGTGGAGGCCACCTTCGAAAACTGGGAGTCAGAGTTCCTGCAGATGGCCATGTACGTGGTGCTGACCGTTTTCCTGTTCCAGAAGGGTTCGTCGGAGTCGAAGCCTGTGGACAAGAAAGCGCCGCAGGACGAAGACCCCCGCCAGGCCGCCATCAGCAAGGCAACGCCCTGGCCGGTGAAGCGCGGCGGGATAGCGCTCGGGTTCTATAAGCACTCGCTGTCTATCCTCCTCTTCGTGCTGTTCCTTGCGTCCTTCACCATGCACGGGGTGGGCGGCGCGGCGGCGTACAGCGAGGACCAGCAAAGCCATGGCCAGCCAGCCGTGACCTTCCTGCAGTACCTGGGCACCAGCCGGTTCTGGTTCGAGTCGTTCCAGAACTGGCAAAGCGAATTCCTGGCCGTCGCTGTCCTGGTGGGCGCCTCCGTCTACCTGCGGGAGAAGGGCTCCCCGGAGTCCAAGCCTGTAGCTGAACCGCATTACGAGACCGGCGCCTGA
- a CDS encoding SDR family oxidoreductase, giving the protein MSGTDKQDTGKQTDQPKDPRGGYHSGPFPEQEQKQPGLTAPMDPKPDHGEASYEGNGKLEGKAALITGGDSGIGKAAAIAFAREGADVAISYLPEEEEDAQDTAEWIRKAGRRALLFPGDGREEEFSTRIADEAASEFGRLDVVVLNAAYQKNRDSLESLPTEEFDRVFKTNLYSLLWTARAAVPHLKAGASIITTASIQAFNPSPGLIDYAMTKAAQVAFTKALAQELGPKGIRVNAVAPGPIWTPLIPATEWPDKLPSFGQDTPLERAGQPAELAAAYVLLASEDGSYISGAVLPVTGGKGL; this is encoded by the coding sequence ATGAGCGGTACAGACAAGCAGGACACAGGCAAGCAGACAGACCAGCCCAAGGACCCGCGGGGCGGTTACCATTCGGGGCCGTTCCCTGAACAGGAGCAGAAGCAGCCCGGCCTGACGGCGCCCATGGACCCCAAGCCGGACCATGGCGAAGCGTCCTATGAGGGCAACGGAAAGCTTGAAGGCAAGGCAGCCCTGATCACCGGCGGCGACTCCGGCATCGGCAAGGCCGCGGCCATCGCCTTCGCCCGTGAGGGGGCCGACGTCGCCATTTCCTACCTTCCGGAAGAGGAGGAGGACGCCCAGGACACCGCGGAATGGATCCGCAAGGCGGGGCGCCGCGCCCTGCTGTTCCCCGGCGACGGGCGCGAAGAGGAGTTCAGCACCCGGATCGCGGACGAGGCCGCCAGCGAATTTGGCCGCCTTGATGTGGTGGTGCTGAACGCGGCCTACCAAAAGAACCGGGACAGCCTCGAGTCGCTGCCCACCGAAGAGTTCGACAGGGTGTTCAAGACCAACCTGTACTCGCTGCTCTGGACGGCGCGGGCGGCCGTTCCGCACCTGAAGGCGGGCGCCTCCATCATCACCACCGCTTCGATCCAGGCTTTCAACCCGTCGCCTGGCCTGATCGACTACGCCATGACCAAGGCAGCCCAGGTGGCCTTCACCAAGGCACTGGCCCAGGAACTGGGGCCCAAGGGGATCCGGGTCAACGCCGTTGCGCCCGGCCCCATCTGGACGCCGCTGATTCCGGCCACCGAATGGCCGGACAAGCTGCCGTCCTTCGGTCAGGACACACCCTTGGAGCGCGCCGGCCAACCCGCCGAACTGGCAGCCGCCTACGTGCTGCTCGCCTCCGAGGACGGCTCCTACATTTCCGGGGCAGTACTGCCTGTGACCGGGGGCAAGGGCCTTTAG
- a CDS encoding DUF7793 family protein: MTHQPAEHVKGDLSIDEGGILQLRWPRGASISETDAQSAMDRVNEMCGSTRRPMLVDMATTEKVSRGARAVFGRPCQASRIALLGSSPVDKVMANFALGVSRLPCPTRFFTSRTDAMAWLARDT, encoded by the coding sequence GTGACGCACCAGCCAGCCGAGCACGTCAAAGGGGATCTCAGCATCGATGAGGGCGGGATCCTGCAGCTCCGGTGGCCGCGCGGCGCATCGATCAGCGAGACCGATGCGCAGAGCGCCATGGATCGGGTCAACGAGATGTGCGGGTCCACCCGGCGTCCCATGCTGGTGGATATGGCCACTACCGAGAAGGTCAGCCGCGGCGCCCGGGCCGTGTTCGGCCGGCCGTGCCAGGCTTCCAGGATTGCCCTCCTGGGCTCGTCGCCCGTGGACAAGGTCATGGCCAACTTCGCCTTGGGCGTCAGCAGGCTGCCGTGCCCCACGCGGTTCTTCACGTCCCGGACCGATGCGATGGCCTGGCTGGCGCGCGACACCTGA
- a CDS encoding glycerate kinase — translation MRILIAPDKFKGSLTAAEAAAAIAEGALRVYPDAVATQFPIADGGEGTLEAAVAAGYEERLNAVVGPILAPLGAAWAIRKDDAGKVTAVIETAQASGLAEMEPTPDNALRAHSYGCGQLIAAALEAGATEIVLGLGGSAMSDGGSGALRALGLKPLDSAGNVVPLGGGSLADVVSLDASGLDPRLSATTFRIAVDVRNPLYGPTGAAHVFSPQKGADDDAVELLDAGLRNWASVLREATGRDVNVPGAGAAGGFPASFLAFTGATLEGGFALVAGLTGLAGELAGADLVITGEGSMDSQSLTGKAPIALADAARERGIPVIVVAGRILVSLEDLTGHGVVAAAQLLDVASSPEDAIANAGKYLTWATSQVLEGA, via the coding sequence ATGCGCATTCTGATCGCTCCGGACAAGTTCAAGGGTTCACTCACCGCAGCTGAGGCTGCCGCGGCCATCGCCGAGGGCGCCCTGCGCGTGTACCCGGACGCCGTGGCTACGCAGTTCCCCATCGCCGACGGCGGCGAGGGAACCCTGGAGGCGGCTGTCGCAGCCGGCTATGAGGAGCGGCTCAACGCCGTGGTGGGTCCCATCCTCGCGCCGCTGGGTGCCGCGTGGGCCATCCGCAAGGACGACGCCGGCAAGGTCACCGCGGTGATCGAGACGGCACAGGCCTCCGGACTGGCGGAGATGGAACCGACGCCGGACAACGCGCTCCGTGCCCACAGCTACGGCTGCGGCCAGCTCATCGCGGCGGCGCTTGAGGCAGGTGCCACCGAGATTGTGCTGGGCCTGGGCGGTTCGGCCATGAGCGACGGCGGCAGCGGCGCCCTGCGTGCGCTGGGCCTCAAGCCGCTCGACTCCGCCGGTAACGTGGTGCCGCTCGGCGGTGGCTCGCTGGCCGACGTCGTCTCGCTCGACGCCAGCGGACTCGATCCACGGCTGTCCGCCACCACCTTCCGCATCGCCGTGGATGTCCGTAACCCGCTCTACGGGCCCACCGGCGCGGCGCACGTCTTCTCGCCCCAAAAGGGTGCGGACGATGACGCTGTTGAACTGCTCGACGCCGGGCTCCGCAACTGGGCGTCCGTCCTGCGGGAAGCGACAGGCCGGGACGTGAACGTCCCCGGCGCAGGCGCCGCCGGCGGCTTCCCGGCGTCGTTCCTCGCCTTCACCGGCGCCACGCTGGAAGGCGGCTTCGCGCTGGTGGCTGGCCTCACCGGCCTGGCAGGCGAGCTGGCCGGCGCCGACCTGGTGATCACGGGCGAAGGGTCCATGGATTCCCAGTCGCTGACCGGCAAGGCGCCCATCGCGCTCGCCGATGCTGCCCGCGAACGTGGCATCCCCGTCATCGTGGTGGCCGGGCGGATCCTGGTGAGCCTTGAGGACCTCACCGGGCACGGTGTGGTGGCCGCGGCCCAGTTGCTGGATGTTGCCTCAAGCCCGGAAGACGCCATCGCGAACGCCGGCAAGTACCTCACCTGGGCAACCAGCCAGGTCCTCGAAGGGGCTTAG
- a CDS encoding class I SAM-dependent methyltransferase yields the protein MLPRLIRLSRSAPKDRPLAWDRYWAGITATGPGGEVLWDAGSDHEFLGYRDLILRHLDPGLPVVDVGCGHGSFTRALAAHFPQAIGVDISAHAAARAAAEPGNPGNVRFEVRDMTAPGAGAGLVDGPANVFVRGVLHVLAPADQAALADNLRVLAGGRGTVFLAETNFQGNPVEYVTHLGATQRSIPAPLERAIRGLPMPGHFGPKERSRALPPASWELLEEGSAAIETNPVTGVEGQSRVPGYVAALRPRRLSGAAPQHPGETRH from the coding sequence ATGCTTCCCCGGCTCATCCGGCTGTCCCGTTCCGCACCCAAGGACAGGCCGCTCGCCTGGGACCGTTACTGGGCGGGGATCACAGCAACCGGGCCGGGCGGCGAAGTGCTCTGGGACGCCGGAAGCGACCATGAATTCCTTGGCTACCGGGACCTCATCCTCCGCCACCTTGACCCGGGGTTGCCGGTGGTGGATGTGGGGTGCGGCCACGGCAGCTTCACCCGTGCCCTCGCTGCACATTTTCCCCAGGCCATCGGCGTGGACATCTCGGCACATGCCGCCGCCCGCGCCGCAGCGGAGCCGGGCAACCCGGGCAACGTCCGCTTCGAGGTCCGTGACATGACGGCGCCCGGCGCCGGTGCCGGCCTGGTGGACGGGCCGGCCAACGTTTTTGTCCGCGGCGTGCTGCACGTCCTGGCGCCGGCAGACCAGGCGGCCCTGGCCGACAACCTGCGGGTCCTGGCAGGGGGCCGGGGGACGGTGTTCCTGGCGGAAACCAATTTCCAGGGGAACCCCGTGGAGTACGTGACCCATCTGGGCGCCACGCAGCGCAGCATCCCGGCTCCGCTGGAGCGTGCCATCCGCGGCCTGCCGATGCCCGGCCACTTCGGCCCGAAGGAGCGCTCGCGGGCCCTGCCGCCTGCGTCCTGGGAGCTGCTGGAGGAGGGCTCCGCCGCCATCGAAACCAACCCCGTTACCGGGGTCGAGGGCCAGAGCCGGGTGCCCGGCTATGTGGCCGCCCTGCGCCCGCGGCGCCTGTCCGGAGCGGCCCCGCAGCACCCCGGGGAAACGCGCCACTGA
- a CDS encoding ATP-binding protein: MYSTGREGVVVASDTPEVSSAPRTVVVADPDAGRLAQNTSALRGAGYVAHAAGDAASLAGLLAEGEPAAIITDATLLPGLETEAPLLVMVDLDDPRQTSVRPPGIHDCITKPTSPRELVHRTTALIDQVARRRASRQDAEALREQLRLVSAAVRATNDPQEIARCVVEGFGRTFKADHVLLETFEDSRVPRITAAWDSEGLEPLSDDDLPDEDSARRTADLLWAGAETLSTDAGDADDAEPARARADGGQAADGEVPASGISNAASTLAVPMGEGSSSLGIIWIASLDKPRKWSRAELGLIQHVAGNAAHGLIQSHLISSQQQVVKQLQQLDKAKTDFLATVNHELRTPLTSIMAYLDMIQESTEQPGSAEIHQMLDIVVRNTERLRTLIEDMLSVSRNGLDDTLMHLTPVRLGQTLDLVASALRPLAKLQNVTIALDPVPEDPEILADEIQLQQVFTNLVSNAIKFTPSGGRIEVGSESHAAADGSRWATVRVADNGIGISSDEIDHVFTRFYRASNAMSGAIPGTGLGLAITKDIVARHGGTIDVASTLGAGTTVTVSLPLDADRTQSN; the protein is encoded by the coding sequence ATGTACTCAACTGGGAGGGAAGGGGTGGTTGTGGCGTCTGACACGCCCGAGGTTTCGAGCGCGCCCCGCACCGTCGTCGTAGCGGATCCCGACGCCGGGAGGCTGGCTCAGAACACTTCGGCCCTCCGCGGTGCCGGCTACGTAGCGCACGCCGCGGGCGATGCTGCCAGCCTGGCCGGACTGCTGGCGGAAGGCGAACCGGCAGCCATCATCACGGACGCCACCCTGCTGCCCGGCCTGGAGACCGAGGCGCCCCTGCTGGTCATGGTCGACCTGGACGATCCCCGGCAAACATCCGTGCGCCCGCCGGGTATCCACGACTGCATCACCAAGCCAACCTCGCCGCGGGAGCTGGTGCACCGCACCACGGCCCTGATCGACCAGGTGGCACGCCGCAGGGCGTCGCGGCAGGACGCCGAGGCCCTCCGCGAGCAGCTCCGGCTGGTTTCGGCCGCCGTACGCGCCACCAACGATCCCCAGGAAATTGCGCGCTGCGTGGTCGAAGGGTTTGGCCGGACCTTCAAGGCGGACCACGTCCTGCTGGAAACCTTTGAGGACAGCCGCGTTCCGCGCATCACCGCCGCGTGGGACAGCGAAGGGCTGGAACCATTGTCCGACGACGACCTGCCGGACGAGGATTCCGCGCGGCGGACCGCGGACCTGCTGTGGGCCGGCGCCGAGACCCTGTCCACGGATGCCGGGGACGCGGACGACGCCGAGCCCGCCCGGGCACGCGCCGATGGCGGGCAGGCGGCGGACGGCGAGGTTCCGGCGTCGGGCATCTCCAACGCGGCATCAACGCTGGCGGTGCCCATGGGCGAGGGAAGCTCCTCGCTGGGCATCATCTGGATCGCGTCCCTGGACAAACCACGGAAATGGTCGCGCGCAGAACTCGGGCTGATCCAGCACGTGGCGGGCAACGCGGCCCACGGCCTGATCCAGAGCCACCTGATCAGCAGCCAGCAGCAGGTGGTGAAGCAGCTGCAGCAGCTGGACAAGGCGAAGACGGACTTCCTGGCCACCGTGAACCACGAGCTCCGGACGCCGCTGACGTCAATCATGGCCTACCTGGACATGATCCAGGAGAGCACCGAACAGCCCGGCTCGGCCGAGATCCACCAGATGCTGGACATCGTGGTCCGCAACACCGAGCGGCTGCGCACCCTCATCGAGGACATGCTCAGCGTCTCCCGCAACGGCCTCGACGACACCCTGATGCACCTCACCCCGGTCCGCCTCGGCCAGACCCTGGACCTGGTGGCCTCCGCGCTGCGGCCGCTGGCCAAACTGCAGAACGTGACCATCGCGCTGGATCCGGTTCCGGAAGACCCGGAGATCCTGGCCGACGAAATCCAGCTGCAGCAGGTCTTCACCAACCTGGTCTCCAACGCCATCAAGTTCACCCCCAGCGGCGGACGCATCGAGGTGGGCAGTGAATCCCACGCAGCTGCGGACGGCAGCCGCTGGGCCACCGTCCGGGTTGCCGATAACGGCATCGGCATCTCCAGTGACGAGATCGACCATGTGTTCACCCGGTTCTACCGGGCATCCAACGCCATGTCCGGTGCTATCCCGGGAACGGGACTGGGCCTGGCCATCACCAAGGACATCGTGGCCCGCCATGGTGGGACGATTGATGTGGCCTCCACCCTGGGCGCGGGGACCACTGTCACGGTCAGCCTCCCCCTCGATGCAGACCGCACCCAGTCCAACTGA
- a CDS encoding DUF6328 family protein, with amino-acid sequence MSEVEDYTGRTGRNETREEQLDRNWAELLQELRVLQTGVQILAGFLLTLPFQSRFEDLDRFQVTLYLANVVVAALTTAFILLPVSVHRRLFRKRLKETLVSSADSITKIALGGIALLSAGTAALVFDVTAGRQAGLTAGGALMAVMVVLLVYVPIHLNRKADAGKLDRKL; translated from the coding sequence ATGTCAGAGGTGGAGGATTACACCGGCAGGACCGGGCGGAATGAAACCCGCGAGGAACAGCTGGACCGCAACTGGGCCGAGCTGCTGCAGGAGCTGCGGGTGCTGCAGACCGGTGTGCAGATCCTTGCCGGATTCCTGCTGACGCTCCCCTTCCAGTCACGCTTCGAGGACCTGGACAGGTTCCAGGTGACGCTTTACCTGGCCAACGTCGTTGTCGCCGCCCTGACCACCGCCTTCATCCTCCTCCCGGTCAGCGTCCACCGCCGGCTGTTCCGCAAGCGGCTCAAGGAAACGCTGGTCTCCAGCGCGGACTCCATCACCAAGATCGCGCTGGGCGGGATCGCCCTCCTCAGCGCCGGGACCGCCGCGCTGGTCTTCGACGTCACCGCGGGGCGGCAGGCCGGGCTGACCGCCGGAGGGGCCCTGATGGCGGTAATGGTGGTGTTGCTGGTCTATGTCCCCATCCATCTCAACCGGAAGGCCGACGCCGGCAAACTCGACCGGAAGCTGTAG
- a CDS encoding putative bifunctional diguanylate cyclase/phosphodiesterase, whose amino-acid sequence MFADDDPRLTQLLDHIVRIASGDLGSRVEVSPARDELDAIIMGTNLLAEDLQIIYEELEQRVQVRTQMLHEAHLKMQKMAMQDPLTGLANRSALIDALRAALDADTASGEGPVILLMDLDAFKSINDSMGHTAGDQVLITVGQRVRNAVRATDVVARLGGDEFAIVMPAVAPDQAAIVAHRILAALSEPIELPGKSVRCGASIGLSVGSPGQTPEEMLMEADVAMYASKAEGQNRLHRFEPGLLLVRRLRSQLVEDLRAAIRNDGLMLYYQPVVDLVSRRLEGVEALVRWSHPTRGFIMPDEFIPLAEEAGLISELGNWVLRTAVQQLRAWIDDSLVDGDFSVRINISATDLQSLQFIEDVRNVLRETGVKPEQVVLELTEVAIVKGNELDRYSLAGLRGLGVGIEIDDFGTGYSSISYLRRLPVDRVKVDRSLISGLGTDPSQPALVAAVLQLVRACGLEAVWEGVETAEQADILRELGCQSAQGYYFSRPVPADDIPALLADQQESAHRQP is encoded by the coding sequence ATGTTCGCGGATGACGATCCCCGGCTCACCCAACTGCTGGACCACATAGTCCGGATCGCATCGGGTGACCTGGGCTCACGGGTTGAGGTTTCCCCTGCCCGCGATGAGCTGGATGCGATCATCATGGGCACCAACCTGCTGGCCGAAGACCTCCAGATCATCTACGAGGAACTGGAACAGCGCGTGCAGGTCCGCACCCAGATGCTGCACGAGGCACACCTCAAGATGCAGAAGATGGCCATGCAGGATCCGCTGACCGGGCTTGCCAACCGGTCCGCGCTGATCGATGCGCTCAGGGCCGCCCTGGATGCGGACACCGCATCAGGGGAAGGGCCGGTGATCCTCCTGATGGACCTGGACGCCTTCAAGTCCATCAACGACTCCATGGGGCACACTGCCGGGGACCAGGTGCTCATCACGGTGGGCCAGCGGGTGCGGAACGCTGTGCGGGCCACGGACGTGGTGGCGCGGCTGGGCGGGGATGAGTTCGCCATCGTCATGCCCGCCGTCGCCCCTGACCAGGCGGCCATTGTGGCGCACCGGATCCTGGCGGCGCTGAGCGAGCCCATCGAACTGCCGGGCAAGAGCGTGCGCTGCGGGGCCAGCATCGGGTTGAGCGTCGGCTCGCCGGGCCAGACCCCGGAAGAGATGCTGATGGAAGCCGACGTGGCCATGTACGCCTCGAAAGCCGAAGGGCAAAACCGGCTGCACCGGTTCGAACCCGGGCTGCTGCTGGTCCGCAGGCTCCGGAGCCAGCTGGTGGAAGACCTGCGGGCGGCCATCAGGAACGATGGCCTGATGCTGTACTACCAGCCGGTGGTGGACCTGGTGTCCCGCCGGCTGGAGGGCGTGGAAGCCCTGGTCCGCTGGAGCCACCCCACCCGGGGGTTCATCATGCCCGACGAGTTCATTCCGCTGGCCGAAGAGGCCGGCCTGATTTCGGAGCTGGGCAACTGGGTCCTCCGCACCGCCGTGCAGCAGCTGCGCGCCTGGATCGACGATTCACTCGTGGACGGCGACTTCTCGGTCCGGATCAACATTTCCGCCACGGACCTGCAAAGCCTGCAGTTCATCGAGGACGTCAGGAACGTCCTCCGGGAAACGGGCGTCAAGCCTGAACAGGTGGTCCTCGAACTGACTGAAGTGGCCATCGTGAAGGGCAACGAGCTGGACCGCTACTCCCTGGCCGGGCTCCGCGGGCTTGGCGTGGGAATCGAGATTGACGATTTCGGCACGGGCTACTCGTCCATCAGCTACCTCCGGCGCCTGCCGGTGGACCGGGTCAAGGTGGACCGGTCGCTGATCTCCGGTTTGGGGACAGACCCCAGCCAGCCGGCACTGGTGGCAGCCGTACTCCAGCTGGTCCGCGCCTGCGGCCTGGAAGCCGTGTGGGAAGGCGTTGAAACGGCGGAGCAGGCGGACATCCTGCGGGAACTTGGCTGCCAGAGCGCGCAGGGCTATTACTTCAGCAGGCCCGTTCCGGCGGACGACATCCCCGCATTGCTCGCTGACCAGCAGGAAAGCGCTCACCGGCAGCCGTAA
- a CDS encoding Gfo/Idh/MocA family protein has translation MTLNNGTSDGTIRWGILGTGFIAGLQVPDLKENGFTVQAVGSRTEESSKAFADQHGIPTAYGSYEDLVADPDVDVVYIATPHPFHHANALLALNAGKHVLVEKAFTINAREAQEIVDLAAAKGLVALEAMWTRFLPHMARIRQIIGQGAIGEVRKVLASHNQDLPKDPAHRLNDPALGGGALLDLGIYPISFAFDILGAPQRILASASKTVTGVDRQTSAIFEYAGGAQAIIDCELDAASANRALVIGTEGWIDIESTWYNPVPFTVFDAAGNVVERFEQPVKSRGMQYQAAELERLAGTGATAGSLLPPTQTVSIMAAMDEIRRQIGLEYDADTRL, from the coding sequence GTGACCTTGAACAACGGCACTTCCGACGGCACCATCCGCTGGGGCATCCTGGGCACCGGTTTCATCGCCGGACTGCAGGTCCCGGACCTGAAGGAGAACGGCTTCACCGTCCAGGCCGTGGGCTCCCGCACGGAGGAGTCCAGCAAGGCGTTCGCCGACCAGCACGGCATTCCCACCGCATACGGAAGCTACGAAGACCTGGTGGCCGATCCGGACGTGGACGTTGTCTACATCGCCACTCCGCACCCGTTCCACCATGCCAATGCCCTGCTGGCGCTCAACGCCGGCAAGCACGTGCTGGTGGAGAAGGCCTTCACCATCAACGCCCGCGAGGCGCAGGAGATTGTGGACCTCGCAGCGGCCAAGGGCCTGGTGGCACTGGAGGCCATGTGGACGAGGTTCCTTCCCCATATGGCCCGGATCCGCCAGATCATCGGCCAGGGAGCCATCGGCGAAGTACGCAAGGTGCTGGCGAGCCACAACCAGGACCTGCCCAAGGATCCTGCGCACCGGCTGAACGATCCCGCGCTCGGTGGCGGAGCGCTGCTGGACCTGGGGATCTACCCTATTTCCTTCGCGTTCGACATCCTGGGCGCGCCGCAGCGGATCCTGGCCAGCGCGTCGAAGACCGTCACCGGGGTGGACCGCCAGACCTCGGCGATCTTCGAGTACGCAGGCGGTGCGCAGGCGATCATTGACTGCGAGCTCGACGCCGCGAGCGCCAACCGGGCCCTGGTGATCGGGACCGAAGGCTGGATCGACATCGAGTCCACCTGGTACAACCCTGTTCCGTTTACGGTGTTCGACGCCGCAGGAAACGTGGTGGAACGGTTTGAGCAGCCGGTCAAGAGCCGCGGGATGCAATACCAGGCTGCTGAGCTGGAGCGGCTGGCGGGCACCGGCGCCACCGCCGGGAGCCTTCTTCCGCCCACCCAGACCGTGTCCATCATGGCAGCCATGGATGAAATCCGCCGCCAGATCGGGTTGGAGTACGACGCCGACACCCGGCTCTGA